One part of the Alphaproteobacteria bacterium genome encodes these proteins:
- a CDS encoding cytochrome c — protein sequence MMRAFAAAFGAILIAGCDQQMEDMPRSEPLEASPVFRDGMSARLPVPGTVARDDDIGPQRTSLPDRPGMAYLEQGQKHYNIFCVPCHDMSGTGKGIVVQRGFPEPPSFHLAALRMAPDVHFYNVITAGYGAMHPYADRVPPEDRWAIVAYIRTLQLAHHAPLDMLPDALRRQLDQGAGR from the coding sequence ATGATGCGCGCGTTCGCAGCGGCTTTCGGGGCGATCCTTATCGCCGGCTGCGACCAGCAGATGGAAGACATGCCGCGGTCGGAGCCGCTGGAGGCAAGTCCCGTCTTCCGGGATGGGATGTCCGCCCGGCTTCCCGTTCCAGGCACCGTCGCGCGCGATGACGACATCGGCCCGCAGCGAACCAGCCTGCCGGACCGTCCCGGCATGGCATATCTCGAACAGGGACAGAAGCACTACAACATATTCTGTGTACCCTGCCACGACATGTCGGGAACCGGAAAGGGTATCGTCGTCCAGCGCGGTTTTCCCGAACCGCCAAGCTTCCATCTGGCTGCCCTGAGAATGGCGCCGGACGTTCATTTCTACAACGTCATCACGGCGGGCTATGGCGCGATGCATCCCTATGCCGACCGGGTGCCGCCTGAAGACCGCTGGGCCATCGTCGCCTATATCCGGACCCTTCAGCTTGCCCATCATGCACCGCTCGACATGCTGCCCGATGCGCTGCGTCGACAACTCGATCAGGGGGCCGGACGATGA
- the nrfD gene encoding NrfD/PsrC family molybdoenzyme membrane anchor subunit, translated as MAEPLPQGGLPPDPPPVLRGTHDFPEITRRISSIALQGRLPRLFWPCFLAAFLLVLLFLYSITYLFSVGVGEYGINIPVAWGTMISNFVWWIGIGHAGTLISAVLLLLRQPWRASINRFAEAMTLFAVAIAGLFPILHLGRPWYFYWLLPLPNTHMQWPQWRGPLVWDFAAIATYATISLLFWYMGLLPDLAILRDRARSRAGQLFYGILALGWRGSAYHWARFDTSYYLLAALAAPLVVSVHSIVSLDFAYAMIPGYHSTIFPPYFVAGALYSGFAMVLTIAIPLRRAFAVEDIITNRHIDNAAKIMIAAGLFVAYGYANEAFFAWYSGEAFERHMMWNRAFGSYGVLFWSMLFCNVVVLQALWFRRIRFNMAALFVIALLINIGMWLERYVIVVTGPSRDYLPSSWNEQSLTWLDFGILFGSLGTFLALIFLFIRILPAITIFEVEELAHETQGAGP; from the coding sequence ATGGCTGAACCTTTGCCGCAAGGCGGACTGCCGCCCGATCCGCCTCCGGTCCTGCGCGGGACACACGACTTTCCTGAAATCACCCGGCGAATAAGCTCCATCGCGTTGCAAGGCCGCCTGCCGCGCCTGTTCTGGCCATGTTTCCTCGCTGCGTTTTTGCTGGTCCTGCTCTTTCTGTACTCGATCACGTACCTGTTCAGCGTCGGCGTCGGCGAATACGGGATCAACATCCCCGTGGCCTGGGGCACGATGATCAGCAATTTTGTCTGGTGGATCGGCATAGGACATGCCGGAACCCTGATTTCCGCAGTGCTGCTCCTGTTACGGCAGCCCTGGCGGGCGTCGATCAACCGCTTCGCCGAGGCGATGACACTTTTTGCCGTTGCCATCGCGGGACTGTTCCCGATCCTCCATCTCGGCCGGCCATGGTATTTCTACTGGCTGCTCCCCCTGCCCAACACCCATATGCAATGGCCGCAATGGCGCGGCCCGCTGGTCTGGGATTTCGCCGCCATCGCGACTTATGCGACCATTTCATTGCTCTTCTGGTATATGGGGCTGCTGCCTGACCTGGCCATCCTGCGCGACCGCGCAAGAAGCCGGGCAGGCCAGCTTTTCTACGGCATTCTGGCGCTGGGATGGCGCGGCTCCGCCTATCACTGGGCGCGTTTTGACACGAGTTACTATCTGCTTGCCGCCCTGGCGGCGCCGCTGGTCGTGTCCGTACACTCGATTGTGTCGCTCGATTTCGCCTACGCGATGATCCCGGGATACCACTCGACGATTTTCCCGCCTTATTTCGTCGCCGGCGCCCTCTATTCGGGCTTCGCCATGGTGCTGACAATCGCGATTCCGCTACGCCGCGCGTTTGCGGTCGAGGATATTATCACGAACCGCCACATCGATAACGCCGCGAAGATCATGATCGCCGCAGGCTTGTTCGTGGCCTATGGCTACGCGAACGAAGCCTTTTTCGCATGGTATTCGGGAGAAGCGTTCGAGCGCCACATGATGTGGAATCGCGCCTTCGGTTCTTATGGGGTCCTGTTCTGGTCGATGCTGTTCTGCAATGTCGTGGTGCTGCAGGCCCTCTGGTTTCGGCGCATCCGGTTCAATATGGCGGCGCTGTTTGTCATCGCCCTGCTGATCAACATCGGCATGTGGCTCGAGCGCTATGTCATCGTGGTCACGGGCCCCAGCCGCGACTACCTTCCATCGTCGTGGAATGAACAGTCCCTGACCTGGCTCGATTTCGGAATCCTGTTCGGTTCGCTCGGCACGTTCCTGGCGCTGATTTTCCTGTTCATCCGGATCCTTCCGGCGATCACCATTTTTGAAGTCGAGGAGTTGGCGCACGAGACGCAGGGAGCCGGACCATGA
- a CDS encoding TAT-variant-translocated molybdopterin oxidoreductase yields the protein MPVIANSSARKSCSFDTLRRRLGQRQEPWRGLDELADSDAFREYLASEFPAAAASMDGISDRRTVLKLLGASLALAGLSGCDEAESIVPYVNQPENVIPGKPRYYATTLASGGYGIGALIETHEGRPTKVEGNPDHPASRGATDAVMQAAVLAAFDPDRSQWPTRDGRPISFQALQRALAGLSYEIAETRGRGFAILLEPTTSPTLKRQLQALRLRLPEARVFLHDPLGGVSTDTATRHVFGRDLAPIYRFDRADVVLSLDADFLNETPGRLAYARDFAARRRVRHPADDMSRVYVIESTPTITGATADHRIAVKPSAVDSMAAYLEARGRDPVADTEPPGDPAWFAALASDLEEAGRNALVVPGANATTATCEAAMRMNVRLGSVGHTVAFIDPPHRLAADGDLADFCSGIRAGRIDAALVLQSNPVHTAPAELDVAGALDRVPRLFHLGLYQDETALHAKWHIPATHEIESWGDLRAFDGTASIIQPLIRPLYNGIGVHEVIAAISGEASPDVRTIVRESWAERMDETAWRKSLKRGVVADSAFPAIDMPPPRRRDEPVQQTRQTGLELRFVPDPFLWDGRHANSAMLQELPRPITKLVWGNAALLSPATAEELGVGNEQVVRISHAGRTLEAPVWIVPGHPDETVTLSLGHGRQQAGTVAAMASGYDAFLLKPLNASSIVAGATVEPTGGRIRVLTTQHHQAMEGRHIVRHTSLEKFRANPGFVNDGVPPAPTRSLYPRWRYPGESWGMSIDQSTCIGCMSCVAACQTENNIATVGPDECARGHELHWLRVDRYYHGSLDTPDTFFQPVPCMHCEKAPCETVCPVNATVHTHDGLNAQVYNRCIGTRYCSQNCPYKVRRFNFLQYVDFDKETAGPQQAARNPDVSIRSRGVMEKCTYCVQRISKARIDAQLEDRAIDDGAVITACQQACPTEAIVFGNINDADSRVVEEKGAAHSYALLAELNTRPRTTYLGRIGNPNPELARQRKAAKGDSNG from the coding sequence ATGCCTGTCATCGCTAATTCCTCCGCCCGGAAATCCTGCAGTTTCGATACGCTGCGCCGTCGTCTCGGCCAACGGCAGGAACCCTGGCGCGGACTCGATGAACTGGCGGACAGCGATGCATTCCGTGAATACCTCGCATCGGAATTTCCTGCCGCCGCGGCATCAATGGACGGAATTTCGGACCGGCGAACGGTCCTGAAGCTGCTCGGCGCTTCCCTGGCGCTGGCGGGCCTCTCCGGGTGCGACGAGGCGGAAAGCATCGTACCCTATGTAAATCAGCCGGAGAATGTGATCCCCGGAAAGCCCCGTTATTACGCCACGACGCTGGCGAGTGGCGGCTATGGCATCGGCGCCCTCATCGAAACGCATGAGGGCCGTCCTACCAAGGTCGAAGGCAATCCTGACCATCCGGCGTCACGGGGGGCAACCGACGCTGTGATGCAGGCGGCCGTGCTTGCCGCTTTCGACCCGGATCGGTCTCAATGGCCCACGCGGGATGGGCGACCGATAAGTTTCCAGGCATTGCAACGGGCCCTCGCGGGACTGTCTTATGAAATCGCCGAAACCAGAGGACGCGGTTTCGCCATTCTACTCGAGCCAACGACGTCGCCCACACTAAAACGTCAATTGCAGGCATTGCGGTTGCGTCTGCCGGAAGCGCGGGTATTTCTCCACGATCCATTGGGCGGCGTGTCAACGGATACGGCCACTCGACATGTATTCGGCCGCGACCTTGCACCGATCTACCGGTTCGACAGGGCCGACGTGGTTCTGTCGCTCGACGCCGATTTCCTGAACGAAACGCCGGGGCGCCTGGCCTATGCCCGCGATTTTGCGGCGCGGCGCCGGGTCCGCCATCCGGCAGACGACATGAGCCGCGTTTACGTCATCGAATCGACCCCGACAATCACCGGCGCCACGGCCGACCACAGGATCGCCGTGAAACCGAGTGCCGTGGACAGCATGGCGGCGTATCTCGAGGCGCGCGGTAGAGATCCGGTGGCGGACACGGAACCGCCGGGCGATCCGGCATGGTTCGCCGCTCTCGCCAGCGACCTCGAAGAGGCGGGCCGGAACGCTCTGGTTGTCCCCGGTGCGAACGCCACTACCGCAACCTGCGAGGCGGCAATGCGGATGAATGTCCGGCTCGGCTCGGTGGGGCATACCGTTGCATTCATCGATCCCCCGCATCGACTTGCGGCAGATGGCGACCTCGCGGATTTCTGTTCCGGGATTCGCGCCGGACGGATCGATGCCGCCCTGGTCCTGCAATCCAACCCGGTCCATACGGCGCCCGCCGAACTGGACGTAGCCGGGGCGCTTGACCGCGTCCCCCGCCTCTTCCACCTGGGACTTTACCAGGACGAAACGGCGTTGCACGCAAAGTGGCACATCCCCGCCACCCATGAGATTGAGAGCTGGGGCGACCTGCGCGCCTTCGACGGTACGGCCTCGATAATCCAGCCGCTCATTCGTCCGCTCTACAACGGAATCGGCGTGCACGAGGTCATTGCCGCGATCTCGGGCGAAGCCAGCCCGGACGTCCGCACGATCGTGCGGGAAAGCTGGGCCGAGCGAATGGACGAGACAGCCTGGCGGAAAAGCCTGAAACGCGGTGTTGTTGCCGACAGCGCGTTTCCCGCGATTGATATGCCGCCGCCGCGCCGCCGCGACGAACCGGTGCAGCAGACCCGGCAAACGGGACTGGAACTGCGGTTCGTGCCGGATCCCTTCCTTTGGGACGGGCGGCACGCCAATTCGGCAATGCTGCAGGAATTGCCCCGGCCCATAACAAAGCTGGTATGGGGGAATGCCGCGCTGCTGTCGCCCGCTACGGCGGAAGAACTTGGTGTCGGGAACGAGCAGGTTGTGCGGATCAGCCATGCCGGGCGCACGCTTGAGGCGCCCGTGTGGATCGTCCCCGGCCATCCGGACGAAACGGTGACGCTCTCACTTGGCCATGGGCGGCAACAGGCCGGTACGGTGGCGGCGATGGCGTCGGGATACGACGCCTTCCTGTTGAAGCCGTTGAATGCATCCTCGATCGTTGCCGGCGCAACCGTCGAACCGACCGGCGGGCGCATTCGTGTCCTGACGACCCAGCACCATCAGGCCATGGAGGGCCGCCATATAGTCCGTCATACGTCCCTCGAAAAGTTCCGCGCCAATCCCGGCTTCGTCAACGATGGCGTCCCACCCGCACCGACCAGATCACTCTATCCCCGATGGCGCTATCCCGGCGAATCCTGGGGCATGTCGATTGACCAGAGCACCTGCATCGGCTGCATGTCCTGTGTCGCCGCCTGTCAGACGGAAAACAACATCGCGACCGTCGGTCCGGACGAGTGCGCGCGCGGGCACGAATTGCACTGGCTGCGCGTGGACCGATATTACCACGGTTCGCTGGACACGCCTGATACCTTCTTCCAGCCGGTCCCATGCATGCATTGCGAGAAGGCGCCGTGCGAGACCGTTTGCCCGGTCAATGCGACAGTTCATACCCATGACGGCCTGAACGCCCAAGTCTACAACCGTTGCATCGGCACACGGTACTGCTCGCAGAACTGTCCCTACAAGGTCCGGCGGTTCAACTTCCTGCAATATGTCGACTTCGACAAGGAAACCGCCGGACCGCAGCAGGCCGCGCGTAATCCTGACGTCAGCATACGCTCTCGCGGCGTGATGGAAAAATGCACCTATTGCGTCCAGCGCATCAGCAAGGCCCGCATCGATGCCCAGCTTGAAGACCGTGCAATCGACGACGGTGCCGTTATCACCGCGTGCCAGCAGGCCTGCCCGACCGAAGCGATCGTTTTCGGGAACATCAACGATGCCGACTCACGCGTCGTCGAAGAAAAGGGCGCGGCGCACAGCTACGCATTGCTCGCGGAACTGAACACCCGACCGCGGACCACTTATCTCGGCAGGATCGGCAATCCGAATCCGGAACTGGCGCGGCAACGTAAAGCTGCCAAAGGGGATTCCAATGGCTGA
- a CDS encoding DUF3341 domain-containing protein — MSCYGLLGEFPDPETLTSAARRMRESGYRRMDAFSPFPIDGLAAALGMRKTRLPWVVLAGGVIGAAATYGLVWYSLAIDYPINVGGRPLHAWTPFVVLAFEGGILGAGLSAFFGMLAANGQPEYYHPVFNAKKFSYARGGGFFLLVEAADPRFDRAEVARNLAAVEAISIEEIAR, encoded by the coding sequence ATGAGTTGCTACGGTCTCCTGGGCGAGTTTCCCGACCCTGAAACGCTGACGTCGGCGGCGCGCCGGATGCGGGAATCCGGTTACCGTCGCATGGACGCGTTTTCACCGTTTCCGATCGACGGATTGGCGGCGGCGCTCGGCATGCGAAAGACGCGCCTGCCCTGGGTCGTGCTGGCCGGCGGCGTGATCGGGGCGGCGGCCACCTATGGTCTCGTCTGGTATTCCCTTGCGATAGACTACCCGATCAATGTCGGCGGGCGACCGCTGCACGCCTGGACGCCCTTCGTCGTCCTTGCCTTCGAAGGCGGTATCCTGGGGGCCGGACTCTCGGCGTTTTTCGGCATGCTGGCGGCAAACGGACAGCCGGAATACTACCATCCCGTTTTCAATGCGAAGAAGTTTTCCTACGCGCGCGGCGGCGGGTTTTTCCTGCTGGTCGAGGCGGCGGACCCGCGTTTCGACAGGGCTGAGGTGGCGCGGAATCTCGCCGCTGTCGAAGCCATCTCAATCGAGGAGATTGCCCGATGA
- a CDS encoding cytochrome c3 family protein — MAVLLIATLAPRSGFYTNTAQAREQPVPFSHAHHVGGLGIDCRYCHNSVEVSAFAGLPATGVCMTCHSQIWTNAAMLAPVRDSLATGQPLEWKRVNSVPDFVYFNHAIHLKTGVACVTCHGQVDDMPLMVREHPLTMDWCLDCHRDPAPRLRPPSSVFDMRWKPPRNLEAIQAALMTTNDIRREKMMDCYACHR; from the coding sequence GTGGCCGTGCTCCTGATCGCGACGCTGGCGCCGCGTTCCGGCTTTTACACGAACACGGCACAGGCGCGGGAACAGCCGGTTCCGTTCAGTCACGCGCACCATGTAGGCGGCCTTGGGATCGATTGCCGTTATTGCCACAATAGTGTCGAGGTGTCTGCGTTTGCAGGGCTGCCCGCGACCGGCGTGTGCATGACCTGCCACTCACAAATATGGACCAACGCCGCCATGCTTGCGCCGGTCCGCGATAGCCTCGCCACCGGTCAGCCGCTGGAATGGAAACGCGTCAACAGCGTACCGGATTTTGTCTACTTCAACCATGCCATCCACCTGAAGACCGGCGTTGCCTGCGTAACGTGTCACGGGCAGGTGGACGACATGCCGCTGATGGTTCGGGAACATCCCCTGACCATGGACTGGTGCCTGGATTGCCACCGCGATCCGGCGCCCAGACTTCGGCCGCCGTCGTCGGTTTTCGACATGAGGTGGAAGCCGCCACGCAATCTGGAGGCCATTCAGGCGGCGCTCATGACAACCAACGACATTCGCCGCGAAAAGATGATGGATTGCTATGCCTGTCATCGCTAA
- a CDS encoding SCO family protein — protein sequence MRRATALLLVALATWSGASAYTRPEFTPEIGATLSLDSPFRTGDGQAISLKEALAEKPALMIFGYAKCPNLCGVAQTAVANALSETGLDERDYNALFISIDSNETSRDAREARAKLADATDEDVVRPWRFLTDAGGAGARLARESGLTFQTRTHAGQFVHPIAIFALTPDARIARVLPAMAFEARDLRLALVEASRGRLGSVADQVFLLCAGFDDSKGRYTSVVMASLQIGGFLTVLLLSLAILVLLFRRNRS from the coding sequence ATGAGACGCGCCACCGCCCTGTTGCTGGTCGCTCTCGCCACCTGGTCTGGCGCCAGCGCCTATACCCGACCCGAATTCACGCCGGAAATCGGCGCGACCCTGTCGCTGGACAGTCCATTTCGTACAGGCGACGGTCAGGCGATATCCCTGAAAGAGGCGCTTGCCGAAAAACCTGCCCTGATGATTTTCGGATACGCCAAGTGTCCAAATCTTTGCGGCGTCGCGCAGACGGCAGTCGCAAACGCCCTGTCGGAAACGGGATTGGACGAGCGCGACTACAATGCCCTGTTCATCTCCATCGACAGCAACGAAACCTCCCGGGACGCCCGCGAAGCGCGGGCCAAACTCGCGGATGCCACGGATGAGGATGTCGTCCGGCCGTGGCGGTTCCTCACCGATGCCGGGGGCGCCGGCGCGCGCCTCGCTCGCGAGTCCGGCCTGACATTCCAGACGCGCACCCATGCCGGGCAATTCGTACACCCGATAGCGATTTTCGCCCTGACGCCCGACGCGCGGATTGCGCGTGTCCTGCCCGCCATGGCGTTTGAGGCGCGCGATCTCCGCCTTGCTCTCGTGGAGGCCTCGCGGGGCCGGCTGGGATCGGTCGCAGATCAGGTGTTCCTTCTGTGCGCAGGGTTCGACGACTCAAAGGGTCGATACACCTCTGTCGTCATGGCATCGCTGCAGATTGGCGGATTCCTGACCGTGCTCCTTCTCTCCCTAGCCATCCTTGTCCTCCTGTTCCGGAGGAACCGGTCATGA